The Thermococcus sp. 4557 genomic sequence ATAGTCATGGAGCACTTTGCCGGGGCCGCGAGACGCTTCGGCTTCAACGAGCTTTACGGGTACATATACGGGGTTCTCTTCCTTGCGAGCGAACCGATGAGCCTGGGTGAAATCGCCGAAACCACCGGGTACTCGCTCTCCCACGTGAGCACCGCCCTCAAGTTCATGGAGCGCATAGGGCTCGTGGTTAGGATAAAGAAGCCCGGCGATAAGAAGGCATACTACAGGGCCACCAAGCTCCTGAAGGAGTGGCGCCAGGCCGCATACTACGGGAAGATAATGGAGGACATCCAGCAGACGAGGGCAAACCTAGAAAGGGCTTTGCGGGAGCTCGAGGGCGAGGAAGGCGAGGAGGCCGAGTCGATACGCCAGAGCATAGCACTTGCAATGGAGAGGAACGCCCTCGCCGGAAGGATTCTTAGGTTCCTCATTGAGCACAAGGACGAGGAGGTTCTTGAGAGGCTCCTCGATTGCCTCGAATCGGGTGAAGAGCGGTAGCTTTAAAACCGGCGGTCTGTACTCCAGACGGGTGGAATAATGGGGTTCGTTTCATCTCTCCTCTGGGCGTTCTGGTACATACTGCCGGCCTACGTTGCCAACGCCTCCCCCGTGCTCGTAGGAGGAGGGCGGCCCATAGACGGCGGCAGACACTGGAGGGACGGCCGAAGGGTGTTCGGGGATGGAAAGACCTGGCGCGGCCTCATCGGTGGGGTTTCCATCGGAACCCTCACGGGACTCGTTCAGTACTTCATCACCCCCGGCTTCTACGGGGCCCTCAAAACCGCCCTCATGCTTGCTTTTCTGCTCTCGTTCGGTGCCCTTCTCGGTGACCTCGTGGGGAGCTTCTTCAAGAGGCGCGCGAACCTCCCGCGCGGGGCCCCGGCCATAGGCCTCGACCAGCTCGGCTTTCTCATAGCCGCCCTGGCCCTCGCGTATCCAGTTAAAACCCTCGACTCGGGCCAGATAATATTCCTCCTCGTCGTCTCGCCGTTCATCCACTGGGGGGCCAACTACTTCGCCTACAGGATGGGCTGGAAGAGCGTGCCGTGGTAGCGGAACCGTCCAGCAACCCTTTTTAACCCCCCGTCCAACTTTTCCCGGTGGTGTGAATGAGGGTCACGGTCAGGTATTTTGCCCGCTACCGCTCCCTCGTCGGGAAGGGCGAGGAGGAGCTTGAGGTTCCCGATGGGATAACGGTTCTCGAACTCATCGAACTGCTGAAGGAGAGGCATCCCGTTCTCAGGAACGAGGTCTTCGCGGAGGAGGACGACCTCGCTGACGTCAACGTCTCCCGCAACGGCCGCTACGTCCGCTTCGATGAGGTGTTGAGGGACGGCGATACCGTGGCGATATTCCCCCCGGTGAGCGGTGGTTGATATGCTGAGCGGAAAGGAGATAGAGCGCTACGACAGGCAGATTATGATCTTCGGGCCTGAGGGTCAGGAGAAGCTGAAGGGTTCGAAGGTGGCCGTAGTCGGTGTCGGCGGCCTCGGAAGCCCCGTTGCCTACTACCTCGCCGCCGCGGGGATAGGGAGACTCCTCCTCATAGACGAGCAGGAGCCCGAGCTCAGCAACCTCAACAGGCAGATACTCCACTGGGAGGAAGACATCGGAAGGAATCCGAAGCCCATCTCGGCGAAGTGGAAGCTGGAGCGCTTCAACTCCGACATCGAGATCGAGACGTTCGTCGGCAGGCTGAGCGAGGAGAACATCGATGGGGTCCTTGAGGGCGTGGATGTGGTAGTTGACTGCCTCGACAACTTTGAGACGCGCTTCCTGCTCGATGACTACGCCCGGCGGAATCGCGTGCCCCTCGTTCACGGTGCAGTGGAGGGTACCTTCGGCCAGGTCACGACAGTGGTGCCCGGCGTCACCAAGAGCCTGCGCGAAATCTTTCCGAGGGTAGTGAAAAAAGAGGGGAAGTTCCCCATCCTGGGGGCAACGGCCGGAGTCGTTGGCTCGATTCAGGCGATGGAGGTCGTGAAGCTCCTCACAGGCATCGGTGAGCCCCTGCTGAACAAACTCCTCATAGTTGACCTCGCCTTCAACACCTTCGACGTCGTTGAGCTCAGGTAGAGGGCTCCCTTACATTCCTCTTCTCGTTTATTGAGTCTATCTCGAACGTCTCATTCCACTTTCCGTCCTGCTTTATCGTCATTTTACCGAGGGTCGGGTCATCAACGTTCGTCTCGGAACTAACGCTGAAGCTCAGCCTGCCCCCGATGAGCCTTCCGTCGCTGAACCAGAGCTCCAGCCGACCGTCCTTCACATATACAACGGTGTCGGGTGACGCCGCGAAGTAAACCGTCGCGAGGGGCTTGAGCCTGTAGTCCGGGATGCGGTAGATCAGCTTCGTGACGGCCCCGGTCTCGACTGAATCCGGCTTCTCCCTCAGGTATTCCCGGGCGAGGCCGACTATGCTGTACCTCCATAGGATATCGCTCGCGTCACTGTCTTCCGTCCTCACCCAGCCGACGATGGTCTGGATGTAGGTGACGTTTTCAACGACGATCCTCGATGTGTTGGTCCTCGCCCCGTCGGGCAGGCTGACGGTCGTCGAGTTTATCCAGGCGCTCCATGACTCAAAGTCCATGTATCCCCTCTCGAGTATGCGGAGGGTCACGTTGTCCCCCTGGGAGGTGCCGTTCCCCTCGATCGTCACGAGCATTTCGAGGCTGGCGTTGCTTGTGTATGTGAACTGCTGAATCCTGGAGACCTCTTGGAGCAGGGCGTTTACATCCGGCCCCGCGGGGGTTTCGGTCGCGGTCTGGCTCGGCGTCGTGGTGGTCTGCTGGGTGGTGGTTGTGGTTGGAGCGGTGCCCTCGCTTTCTGTCGTGGTGCTTGGGGTCACGCCTGAGCCGCCTCCTCCGAGACAGCCCGCCATCGCGCCGGCCAGAAGGATCACGATGAGAAGGAACGCGTACCTCTTCATATCCTCCACCTGGAGGGGCTGGGGTTGGAACCACTTAAACCTTTCCACCGCGCGGTTTTTAATCTCCACGGCCTATACACGAGGGGGATCGATATGAAGGTGAGGCTCACTGAGGAACCCTTCGACCTGAACACGGCATTGAGATACCTGCTCGTTCCCGAGGCAGGTGGCTACGTGTTTTTCCTGGGCAAGGTGCGGAGCGAGAGCCACGGGAGGCGCGTCAGGAAGCTCGTATACGAGGCCTATCCTGAGATGGCGCAGGCTGAGATGGAGCGGATAAGAAACGAGGCCCTCGAGAGGTTCCCCATCCTTGACATGCTTATATGGCACCGCTACGGGGAGCTTGAGGTCGGCCAGGATACGATACTCATCATAGCCAGCGGGAGGCACAGGAAGGAGGCGTTTGAAGCGTGTGAGTGGGCCATAGACGAGGTGAAGAAGCGCGTGCCGGTGTGGAAGAGGGAGGTGACCGACGAGGGTGAGTTCTGGATAGAGGGGGACAGGACGGTTCCCCTGAGGTGACGGGGAAATTTTCCATTTTTTGCAAACTACTTTTAGTAGTGTGCAAAATCGGAATAGAAAAAGTATATATATGATCCTCCCTATTCTCCCATGGTGATGTCCGGTGGAGAAGGTGGCTTACGATACCGCTCATTCCTTTGGTATAGACCTATCCCCGAGGGTAACGTCGATGGCAAAGCCCCCCTGGAGCAACAGGCCCCACAACGGCAGGCTCGAGAGGCTCATACTCCAGCTCGGTGCGGGCAGGGGCAGGTTCTCCGAAGTGACCGGAATCCCCCGCTCGATTGGGTGCATAGGGAACAACTCTTTTATCCTCCGCAGGGACCCCCTGAGCGTTGAGCGCGTCAGGGAGCTTATCAGGGAGTTTCTGGAGGTCGGTGGAAGCGAGCTCTGGCTGACCAACTACGACAGCGTTGGCTACCTCCTTTCAACGGCCGCGTACGCCGTGGATATAGGCGTTCCGGAGGTTTACGCGGTTGTCCTTCTTGATGACCTTGACGAGGTAAAACCAGTGGACGGTGTCCGCTTCATCGCCGAGCTTGAGTACTCCCCCGAGAACATCCAGCGGCTTGAGGCCCACAGCTGGCTCCATGGGGCCCTGATTATGGTCAAGGGATCGGACCTGGATGAGCTTAGGGGCCTCAAGACCACCTTCGCAGGTGAGATATACATAGACGTCCTGTACCCGGGCTCCGCGAGGAGGCTCGACTTCAACGTCATTGAGCTGAAGCGCATACTCAACCCGACCACCGAGAGATACCACGACTGCCTGGCGGGAACCCTCGCGATAACGGCCGACGGCTACGCCCTCCCATGTCCGCTCCTCAGGAACAACGTGGTGGCGGATGTTAGGGAGGTTGGGATCAAGAAGGTGCTCCGGAAGAGGCGCCTCAAGGAGTTCTGGAGGATGACGAAAGATAAGATCGGGGCCTGCAGCACGTGCCCCTTCAAATACATCTGCCACGACTGCAGGGCCCTCGAGTACCAGGCCACCGGTGAGATAGACGGCATAGAGTACTGTCAGATAGTCCTCTGACGTCAGAATTCCAGGATGGAGCGGTATCCGCTCCCGTCTTCTTTAACCATCCTTGAATACCTGTCCCTCAGGTTGCTGTCGTTGAGTTCCTTGAAGATGGGGTCGATGTACTCGATGAGGAGCTTCTCCACGTAGCCGCTGAACTCCAGTATCTTGCTTCCCAGGTCTTCCTTTGACGAGAAGAACCATTCCAGCAGGTATCCGTATCCTGGCAGGACGCCGACGGTTATCTCGTACTCCTTGAACTTCTCGAGGATTACCTCGTCGAAGTCCTTCGCCAGCCCTATAACCGCCCTGTCGTGAACGTTCACGTCCACCAGGGGAACGAACCCCCTGATGATGCCTTCCTCCTGGAGCCTGTTTATCATGTATCTAACCGTCGGGCGGCTCTTTCCAAGCCTTCGGGCTATATCTGTTATTGGGGTTCGGGCGTCCCACTTCAGGATGTCCATGAGAACCGCATAATCGTAGCTCAGGTACCAGTCTCCAAAGTTGTCGTCCCCGCTGTAGGGATACGCCCTCACCTCGTAGTACTCGTAGTCGTCCGAGTACTTCGAGAGCATCTCCCCGATGAGCTTCCTCTGCTTGTCGGGGATGTTGAAAACGATGGAGAATCCGTTCTTGAACCCGAAGGCGGGATTTGCGTAGCTTATGAAGGGATTCTTCATGAGCTTATATGCGACTTCCATGATCTTGTCCGACGGTACGCTCAGAAACGTTATGAAGCTCCTCAATCCAATCTTCTTTATGTTGTAAGAAGCGCTCACGGTCAGGTATTTCCCGTAATACTTGTCGTAGAGCCTCTTGAGCCGATAGTAGTCTATCCCCTCGCTCTCGGCTATCTTTTTCAGACTCTCCGTGGGGTACCTGTCGAGGATTTCAACCAGGAACTCCAGTTCAGACATGACCGGTTCGGTCATTTTACTCACCATTTCATCGGACGAGAAAAGGTTATATCGGTCGGGATATTAAATCCTTCCGGTGGTGACCATGGTAAAGATAGAGGTCGTTGACATCGAAAAGCCGGAGGGCGTCGAGGCCATAATCGGACAGGGCAACTTCTCCATATTCACCGTGGATGACCTCGCCAAGACCCTTCTGACGACGGTTCCGGGCATAAAGTTCGGGATTGCGATGAATGAGGCGAAACCCCAGCTGACGCGCTTCAGCGGCAACGACGAGGAGCTGGAGAAGCTCGCGGCAAAGAACGCCCTCAGGATCGGGGCG encodes the following:
- a CDS encoding GbsR/MarR family transcriptional regulator; translation: MGIEEAKRIVMEHFAGAARRFGFNELYGYIYGVLFLASEPMSLGEIAETTGYSLSHVSTALKFMERIGLVVRIKKPGDKKAYYRATKLLKEWRQAAYYGKIMEDIQQTRANLERALRELEGEEGEEAESIRQSIALAMERNALAGRILRFLIEHKDEEVLERLLDCLESGEER
- a CDS encoding CDP-2,3-bis-(O-geranylgeranyl)-sn-glycerol synthase translates to MGFVSSLLWAFWYILPAYVANASPVLVGGGRPIDGGRHWRDGRRVFGDGKTWRGLIGGVSIGTLTGLVQYFITPGFYGALKTALMLAFLLSFGALLGDLVGSFFKRRANLPRGAPAIGLDQLGFLIAALALAYPVKTLDSGQIIFLLVVSPFIHWGANYFAYRMGWKSVPW
- a CDS encoding ubiquitin-like small modifier protein 1, whose amino-acid sequence is MRVTVRYFARYRSLVGKGEEELEVPDGITVLELIELLKERHPVLRNEVFAEEDDLADVNVSRNGRYVRFDEVLRDGDTVAIFPPVSGG
- a CDS encoding ThiF family adenylyltransferase; translated protein: MLSGKEIERYDRQIMIFGPEGQEKLKGSKVAVVGVGGLGSPVAYYLAAAGIGRLLLIDEQEPELSNLNRQILHWEEDIGRNPKPISAKWKLERFNSDIEIETFVGRLSEENIDGVLEGVDVVVDCLDNFETRFLLDDYARRNRVPLVHGAVEGTFGQVTTVVPGVTKSLREIFPRVVKKEGKFPILGATAGVVGSIQAMEVVKLLTGIGEPLLNKLLIVDLAFNTFDVVELR
- a CDS encoding molybdenum cofactor biosynthesis protein MoaE, with the protein product MKVRLTEEPFDLNTALRYLLVPEAGGYVFFLGKVRSESHGRRVRKLVYEAYPEMAQAEMERIRNEALERFPILDMLIWHRYGELEVGQDTILIIASGRHRKEAFEACEWAIDEVKKRVPVWKREVTDEGEFWIEGDRTVPLR
- a CDS encoding SPASM domain-containing protein, with protein sequence MEKVAYDTAHSFGIDLSPRVTSMAKPPWSNRPHNGRLERLILQLGAGRGRFSEVTGIPRSIGCIGNNSFILRRDPLSVERVRELIREFLEVGGSELWLTNYDSVGYLLSTAAYAVDIGVPEVYAVVLLDDLDEVKPVDGVRFIAELEYSPENIQRLEAHSWLHGALIMVKGSDLDELRGLKTTFAGEIYIDVLYPGSARRLDFNVIELKRILNPTTERYHDCLAGTLAITADGYALPCPLLRNNVVADVREVGIKKVLRKRRLKEFWRMTKDKIGACSTCPFKYICHDCRALEYQATGEIDGIEYCQIVL
- a CDS encoding Lrp/AsnC family transcriptional regulator, coding for MTEPVMSELEFLVEILDRYPTESLKKIAESEGIDYYRLKRLYDKYYGKYLTVSASYNIKKIGLRSFITFLSVPSDKIMEVAYKLMKNPFISYANPAFGFKNGFSIVFNIPDKQRKLIGEMLSKYSDDYEYYEVRAYPYSGDDNFGDWYLSYDYAVLMDILKWDARTPITDIARRLGKSRPTVRYMINRLQEEGIIRGFVPLVDVNVHDRAVIGLAKDFDEVILEKFKEYEITVGVLPGYGYLLEWFFSSKEDLGSKILEFSGYVEKLLIEYIDPIFKELNDSNLRDRYSRMVKEDGSGYRSILEF